The following coding sequences are from one Leptolyngbya sp. NIES-3755 window:
- a CDS encoding hypothetical protein (similar to AA sequence:cyanobase_aa:LBDG_26390) encodes MTVLSSETNELIQSDPPQSDLGQREPTDSQLIRYLKEELAVPDELVELALRHSEQERGTLPMVLWRYGFVSIDQLNQIFDWMAR; translated from the coding sequence ATGACCGTTTTATCTTCAGAAACGAATGAATTAATCCAGAGTGATCCGCCGCAAAGTGATCTAGGGCAGCGTGAACCAACCGATTCGCAGTTAATTCGCTATCTCAAAGAAGAGTTAGCCGTTCCCGACGAATTAGTTGAACTGGCTTTGCGCCACTCCGAGCAAGAACGTGGCACTTTGCCAATGGTGCTCTGGCGGTATGGATTTGTCTCGATCGACCAACTGAATCAGATTTTTGATTGGATGGCGCGATAA
- a CDS encoding multi-sensor hybrid histidine kinase (similar to AA sequence:cyanobase_aa:Cyan7425_3772), whose product MTEFWSRFFDSSSYMPHGHCYLWQTGLVWLHITGDALIALSYYSIPLAIVFFVRKREDLPFNWIFLLFGAFIVACGTGHLLDIWTLWHPDYWISGGLKAITAMVSVLTAIELYPLIPKALALPSPTELKLANQTLQVQIGERRQAETALKRQQDQLEELVAQRTAELTKINQQLQDEIIERQRIQEERELALQREQRAREQAEAANRVKDEFLAVLSHELRTPLNPILGWTKLLQKKLLTPEKTTIALDTIERNAKLQSQLIEDLLDISRIMRGKLTLNTSAIDLKTVVKSAIDTVSLAAEAKQIQIETHLEAEVGQILGDAGRLQQVVWNLLSNAVKFTPEGGHVVISLTSEDASHAKIIVRDNGKGINPKALECVFDRFWQEDSTNTRQFGGLGLGLAISRQIVELHGGTIVAESNGEGTGATFTVRLPLRAAVPVTTPYPASSSEDSTLEGLRILVVDDSADSREYAAFVLSEAGSHVRTADSAEAAIVAIEEELPDVIVCDIGMPQANGYELIQKIRSRPPEKGGGIVAIALTSYAGDYDQKQAIAAGFQQHLSKPVEPEQLVKTISAICPIRSLNRTSVLN is encoded by the coding sequence ATGACCGAATTCTGGAGTCGTTTTTTTGATTCAAGTTCTTACATGCCTCACGGGCATTGTTATCTTTGGCAGACTGGATTGGTTTGGCTGCACATTACTGGCGATGCGTTGATTGCACTGTCTTACTATTCGATTCCACTCGCGATCGTATTTTTCGTGCGAAAACGTGAGGATCTGCCGTTTAACTGGATTTTTCTGTTATTTGGAGCTTTTATTGTTGCTTGCGGCACAGGGCATCTTTTAGATATTTGGACTTTGTGGCATCCAGATTATTGGATTTCTGGTGGCTTGAAAGCGATCACCGCAATGGTGTCTGTGCTCACGGCGATCGAACTTTATCCCTTAATTCCAAAAGCCTTGGCGCTTCCCAGTCCAACCGAATTGAAGTTGGCAAACCAAACGCTGCAAGTCCAGATTGGGGAACGTCGTCAAGCAGAAACCGCACTGAAACGGCAGCAGGATCAGCTTGAAGAATTAGTTGCCCAACGCACCGCAGAATTAACGAAGATCAATCAACAACTCCAAGACGAAATCATCGAACGCCAACGGATTCAAGAAGAGCGAGAATTAGCCTTGCAGCGAGAGCAACGGGCACGTGAACAAGCAGAAGCGGCAAATCGAGTCAAAGATGAATTCCTCGCAGTTTTGTCGCATGAATTGAGAACACCTCTGAATCCGATTTTGGGTTGGACAAAGCTTTTACAGAAAAAGTTACTGACTCCAGAGAAAACGACGATCGCACTCGATACGATCGAGCGGAATGCCAAACTTCAATCTCAATTGATCGAGGATTTACTCGATATTTCTCGTATTATGCGCGGGAAATTAACGCTGAATACATCAGCAATAGATTTGAAGACCGTGGTGAAATCTGCGATCGACACAGTTTCTCTAGCAGCAGAAGCAAAACAAATTCAGATTGAAACTCATCTCGAAGCTGAAGTTGGACAGATCTTGGGAGATGCAGGACGATTACAACAAGTCGTGTGGAATTTGCTCTCGAATGCGGTGAAATTCACGCCTGAAGGTGGACACGTAGTCATCTCTTTAACGAGTGAGGATGCGAGTCACGCCAAGATCATAGTTCGAGATAACGGCAAAGGGATTAATCCAAAGGCTCTAGAGTGTGTCTTCGATCGATTCTGGCAAGAAGACAGTACGAATACTCGCCAGTTTGGGGGCTTAGGATTGGGACTGGCAATCAGTCGGCAAATTGTCGAGCTTCATGGCGGCACGATCGTGGCAGAAAGTAATGGGGAAGGAACCGGAGCGACCTTTACGGTGAGATTGCCACTCCGAGCAGCAGTTCCAGTGACTACACCCTATCCAGCCTCTTCTTCAGAAGATTCGACTTTAGAAGGGCTACGGATTTTAGTGGTCGATGATAGCGCCGATTCGCGTGAATATGCTGCATTTGTTCTAAGTGAAGCAGGATCGCATGTGAGAACAGCGGACTCTGCCGAAGCTGCGATCGTGGCAATCGAGGAAGAGTTACCCGATGTGATCGTGTGCGACATTGGAATGCCCCAAGCCAATGGGTACGAACTGATTCAAAAAATCCGATCGCGTCCTCCAGAGAAAGGGGGCGGTATTGTTGCGATCGCGCTCACTTCCTACGCGGGAGACTATGACCAGAAGCAAGCGATCGCGGCAGGATTTCAGCAACATCTGTCGAAACCTGTGGAACCGGAACAATTAGTCAAGACCATCTCCGCCATTTGTCCGATCCGGTCGTTAAATCGTACATCGGTGTTAAATTAA
- a CDS encoding hypothetical protein (hypothetical protein N9414_00740;~similar to AA sequence:cyanobase_aa:LBDG_26380) gives MTKSDSPTLREIASTFRFAGWFSFWFQLVLAIISAVILLFASVSVRNPGGNNPGTGVGVVLTICGIAILGFNMFWSLTKYVAIGRRLNAEPAARPKKAEAIQTIRIGLTASLIGTFLALLGTQAIVGLLATKALGQGVGGFINVDPARFIQPIDIFIVQASANVILAQFVAISTSLWLLNKMSKQ, from the coding sequence ATGACGAAATCCGACTCTCCGACTCTCCGAGAAATCGCCAGCACGTTTCGATTTGCAGGTTGGTTTAGCTTCTGGTTTCAGTTGGTGCTGGCAATCATTTCTGCTGTGATTTTGCTGTTTGCATCGGTTTCGGTGCGGAATCCAGGTGGAAATAATCCAGGAACCGGAGTCGGAGTTGTGCTGACGATTTGCGGGATTGCAATTTTAGGATTCAATATGTTCTGGTCGCTCACAAAATATGTCGCGATCGGGCGACGACTCAACGCAGAACCCGCAGCACGACCGAAAAAAGCGGAGGCGATTCAAACGATTCGGATCGGATTGACTGCCAGTTTGATTGGAACGTTCTTGGCACTCTTGGGAACTCAGGCGATCGTCGGGTTACTCGCAACAAAAGCATTGGGTCAAGGCGTGGGCGGATTTATCAATGTTGATCCAGCCAGATTTATTCAACCGATCGATATTTTTATCGTTCAAGCCAGCGCTAACGTGATTTTGGCGCAGTTCGTAGCGATTTCGACTTCACTCTGGCTCTTGAACAAAATGAGCAAACAGTAA